AAGCTGAAGGGCACCTTCGGGGCGGGGGTGATGGGGAGGTTTTGCTCGGGGCTGCCGTTGAGCTGATAGGTGATGCGGGTGACGGCCTGGTCGTCGGTAGCGGTGCCCTGGACGGTGAGGTTGAGGCTGACGGCGGCTCCTCCCACCGGGTTTTCCAGGGTGACGGTGGGGGCGGTCTGGTCGTCGAGGGGGGGCTGGGCTTGCTGGTCGCAGGCCGCGGCGAGCAATAGCAGCAAGCCCAGCAGCCACATAACATCGAGTTTTGCCATGACTCCGATACCCATTCTTGTCATTTGCTACTTGGGATGCCCAGCCGCGGGACCTCCGCCTACCCCAACAGAACGCTTCGAGCCGCGCTTTTCTTGTCGGGGTCGAATGGGTATCCCTAACCCCGAATATTCATACCGCCGGTAGCCACCGCCCTAGCTGAGAGTTTCCTTAACGGCCTTAACAGAGTCAATAAAGCCCGCCCTCAACGCCCGACAGCGGCCTGGGCGCATACTAATAAATATCCTCTGGCTTTTTTTCCATCTTCCCGGTGAGCCAGTACATCACCCGCTCGGCCACGTTCTCGAGGTGATCCCCCAGCCGTTCGTAGCTGCGGGCGATGCGCATGAGGGTGAGGGCTTTGGAGATGGTGCGGGGATCTTCCATCATGTAGGTGAGGAGTTCGCGGGTCACCTCCTCGTAAAGCCCGTCCACCTCGTCGTCGCGGCGCAGCAGCTCTTTGGCCGCATTGAGGTCCCGCTCGGCCAGGGCCTTGGCCAACAGGTCGAGCATGAGGGTGAGGCGGCGGCCCATGTCGGGGAGGGTGATGTAGTTTTTGAGCGGAGGCTCTTTGGACAGCAGAATTACATCCTCGGCTACGTGCTTGGCGTAGTCCCCCGCCCGCTCGAGGTCGGTGAGGGCTTTGATCACGGTAAAGGCAAAGCGTAAATCGGAGGCCACAAGTTGTTGTCGGGCCATCAGGGTGATAGCCTCGCCCTCGATCCTGAGCTCGAGGGCGTCCACCTGCTCGTCCTGAACGATG
Above is a genomic segment from Meiothermus sp. Pnk-1 containing:
- a CDS encoding Ig-like domain-containing protein; the protein is MAKLDVMWLLGLLLLLAAACDQQAQPPLDDQTAPTVTLENPVGGAAVSLNLTVQGTATDDQAVTRITYQLNGSPEQNLPITPAPKVPFS
- the phoU gene encoding phosphate signaling complex protein PhoU, with product MREALERELNKLTEESIRLISLVREMTEKSAEALYRQDPRLAQEVIVQDEQVDALELRIEGEAITLMARQQLVASDLRFAFTVIKALTDLERAGDYAKHVAEDVILLSKEPPLKNYITLPDMGRRLTLMLDLLAKALAERDLNAAKELLRRDDEVDGLYEEVTRELLTYMMEDPRTISKALTLMRIARSYERLGDHLENVAERVMYWLTGKMEKKPEDIY